A DNA window from Microcystis aeruginosa NIES-843 contains the following coding sequences:
- a CDS encoding histidine phosphatase family protein translates to MCLMLYFLRHGQTAYSKTGGYCGTPENDPGLTAEGIEMAEEFADVYRSLPWRAAYVSPLQRAIQTAKPLCEAVGLKLEIRQGLQEIGYGLWEGMHPNDIDRQYHDLYVRWLTDPAWNAPPNGERGIDIARRSAAVLEEIEHTHSDGNILIVSHKATIRIMLCSLMGIDVGRYRDRFEMPVAAVSIVELGSRGPLFHGIGLRSHLSEYLRSLPCT, encoded by the coding sequence ATGTGCTTGATGTTATATTTTCTACGACACGGACAAACGGCCTATAGCAAAACGGGAGGATACTGTGGTACTCCAGAAAATGACCCCGGTTTGACTGCCGAAGGCATCGAAATGGCGGAGGAATTCGCCGATGTCTATCGTTCTTTACCTTGGCGCGCGGCCTACGTCAGTCCCCTACAAAGAGCTATTCAAACCGCTAAACCCCTCTGTGAAGCGGTAGGACTGAAATTAGAAATCCGCCAGGGATTACAAGAGATCGGTTATGGTCTTTGGGAAGGAATGCACCCCAACGATATCGATCGTCAATATCATGATCTCTATGTACGTTGGTTGACGGATCCGGCTTGGAATGCTCCCCCCAACGGGGAAAGGGGGATCGATATCGCCCGTCGTTCGGCGGCCGTTTTGGAGGAAATTGAACACACCCACAGTGATGGCAATATCCTGATCGTTTCCCACAAGGCCACCATCCGGATCATGCTCTGTAGTCTGATGGGTATCGATGTGGGCCGTTATCGCGATCGGTTTGAAATGCCCGTGGCAGCTGTCAGTATCGTCGAATTAGGCAGTCGTGGCCCGCTTTTCCATGGCATCGGTTTACGTTCCCACCTCAGTGAGTACCTGCGTTCTCTCCCCTGCACCTAA
- a CDS encoding biotin--[acetyl-CoA-carboxylase] ligase: MPKIHHFELLPSTNTKAWQLLESGENPPFVVIASQQSAGRGQWGREWISEQGGLYLSLALNLDLEVDKSAHLVLATVWGIAHHLNCQEIPVKIKWPNDLVLLGRKLGGINLETRIQGQNIPQAVIGVGINWANPVPPTGINLQALAGNKITSIAQLTDVTSDAILYGYEYYCNHGIKALLASYLELFANFCQKIVFEGYQGIITGVSDRGELKVKLTSDNASSEIYIPAGRVSLGYN; this comes from the coding sequence ATGCCCAAAATCCATCACTTTGAGCTATTACCTTCCACTAATACTAAAGCTTGGCAATTATTAGAATCGGGGGAAAATCCGCCTTTTGTGGTGATTGCTAGTCAACAAAGTGCCGGGAGAGGACAATGGGGACGGGAGTGGATTTCTGAACAGGGCGGATTATATTTATCTTTGGCGTTAAATCTTGATTTAGAGGTGGATAAATCTGCCCATCTCGTTCTCGCTACAGTTTGGGGCATCGCTCATCACCTGAATTGTCAAGAAATACCCGTTAAAATCAAATGGCCGAACGATTTAGTCCTATTAGGGCGCAAACTAGGGGGAATTAACCTAGAAACCCGTATTCAAGGCCAAAACATCCCGCAAGCAGTCATCGGAGTGGGCATCAATTGGGCCAATCCCGTCCCCCCCACCGGCATTAATTTACAAGCTTTGGCCGGCAATAAAATCACCTCGATCGCTCAATTAACCGATGTCACCAGCGATGCTATCCTATACGGCTATGAATATTACTGTAATCACGGCATAAAAGCCTTATTAGCCTCCTACTTAGAACTTTTTGCCAATTTTTGTCAAAAGATAGTTTTCGAGGGCTATCAGGGCATAATAACGGGGGTAAGCGATCGAGGAGAATTAAAAGTTAAACTCACTTCGGACAATGCCAGTAGCGAAATTTATATACCGGCCGGTAGGGTTAGTCTCGGCTATAATTGA
- a CDS encoding M23 family metallopeptidase, protein MYPSSVILKLFLGKSLKKKLSLCSGLGLVISGLITLAPNAIANSETGSETPVVENAAPTLKAPVIKENTNPAPRLAIPENHQTDMPTLAPRAGGKNNFIDTRNFNPPSSVVVTERRSGCQTIAQNGQLVGGSCNLAARSSRRQPVSTVAKPLPPVNLARVRLNPNPAVRVGRQPRNQPVIANNSLGRYAPTLIASSAPVRLAAPTVIPSQVVALNPPEWNGVKLALAPVTRAEVEAISEATTYERATRLSPTDSNQTQRTDLLFPLALPAQITSVFGWRNHPVSGNRAMHAGTDLGAAMGTPVLAAYAGEVATADWLGGYGLTVILRHLDGSQESRYAHLSEITVKPGEWVEQGAVIGRVGSTGLSTGPHLHFEWRHLTEQGWTAVDAGLHLELALDNLVQRMQMAAATDSNQN, encoded by the coding sequence ATGTATCCTTCATCGGTGATATTGAAACTTTTTCTAGGAAAATCCTTAAAAAAGAAGCTGAGTTTATGCAGTGGTCTCGGTTTAGTAATCAGCGGTCTGATTACTCTTGCTCCCAATGCGATCGCTAATTCCGAAACTGGCAGCGAAACCCCAGTGGTGGAAAATGCCGCCCCGACTCTGAAAGCCCCCGTTATCAAAGAAAATACTAATCCTGCCCCCCGTCTGGCTATCCCCGAAAACCATCAAACCGATATGCCTACCCTTGCCCCCCGGGCCGGCGGTAAAAATAATTTTATCGATACTAGAAACTTTAACCCCCCCAGTTCCGTTGTCGTCACCGAGCGCCGCAGTGGTTGCCAAACCATCGCCCAAAATGGTCAACTGGTAGGAGGTAGCTGTAATCTGGCGGCCCGGTCTTCCCGTCGTCAGCCGGTCAGCACTGTGGCCAAACCCTTACCCCCGGTTAATCTGGCCCGGGTGCGTCTCAATCCTAATCCAGCCGTGCGAGTAGGACGGCAGCCCCGAAATCAGCCGGTTATCGCTAATAATTCCCTGGGTCGTTATGCCCCCACTCTCATCGCTTCTAGCGCCCCGGTACGTCTGGCTGCCCCCACGGTGATTCCCAGTCAGGTGGTAGCCCTCAATCCCCCAGAATGGAATGGCGTAAAATTGGCTTTGGCCCCGGTGACTCGCGCAGAAGTGGAAGCAATCAGCGAAGCGACCACCTATGAGCGGGCCACCCGTTTAAGTCCCACGGATTCTAACCAAACTCAACGCACGGATTTACTCTTTCCCCTCGCCCTTCCCGCCCAAATTACCTCGGTTTTCGGGTGGCGAAATCATCCGGTCAGCGGGAATCGGGCCATGCACGCGGGTACTGATTTAGGCGCGGCGATGGGAACACCTGTATTAGCCGCCTACGCAGGGGAAGTGGCCACCGCCGACTGGTTAGGAGGTTACGGATTAACGGTGATTTTACGTCACCTCGATGGTAGTCAAGAATCTCGTTATGCCCACCTTTCGGAAATTACCGTCAAACCGGGAGAATGGGTGGAACAGGGCGCGGTTATCGGTCGTGTGGGTAGTACGGGACTTTCTACCGGTCCGCACCTACACTTTGAATGGCGACACCTAACCGAACAGGGTTGGACCGCCGTAGATGCCGGTTTACATCTAGAATTAGCCCTCGATAATCTGGTGCAGAGAATGCAAATGGCCGCAGCCACTGACTCTAATCAGAATTAA
- a CDS encoding NACHT domain-containing protein, producing MTGIETTIVTALTNNFIGQMIKSGWEGINKNELLNKDVGQLIKEGKYLFLREYTQRYWERHGMIKVLKMSKPMDLESIYINVKCLGNLVRDYYDENLENKYRESKQRRFNFRDDGKKDGLLLANQEQYLMVLGDPGIGKSTFLRKVGLEALKGNKGSYQHPLTPVLLELKNFKENEINIQALIEEEFKICGFPNVEKNISNKLEKGELLILLDGLDEVPTANVYNVIEKIQDFVDRHHKNRFILSCRTAARTHLRQFTDIEIVEFDDQQIQSFIEHWFSSELDRKNETAKNCWELLQKKEYKSTKELAHTPLLLTFLCLVYDENQSFPTNRSRLYQDALRILLEKWSAEKRLPNRGLVYENLSIEQEEILLSEVAYQNFVADKLFLEKREIVKQIKDHLKQNLNAPQHLDGEKVLKTIEIEQGILVERARDIYSFSHLTLQEYLTAQYIYDNDLIEETVKNHITETRWQEVFLLVAGLMRGKADKLLLAMEKEAHNYLTTPLGQKLVPILQWADEMTKDSVDSPIKPVGRRAIVYWLVIFYTCIIYSYNVIHIPNVTAIIHSIVIAYAYAPEIAYLITKMSFTPKLIDEFVQLVNLFAQDRIVSKVNFSQLSADLEAFKQIIPDDKATEKERQEFVDQLFKMWNTAFNLTPKLLNLSIQEICKIDRHYFYINRLILKCQKVAVNISPTVWQEIEDRMLRIP from the coding sequence ATGACAGGAATTGAAACAACCATTGTAACGGCATTGACTAATAATTTTATTGGCCAAATGATTAAATCGGGGTGGGAGGGTATTAATAAAAATGAGTTATTGAATAAAGATGTCGGGCAGCTTATCAAAGAAGGAAAGTATCTTTTTTTGCGGGAATATACTCAACGTTACTGGGAGCGGCACGGCATGATTAAGGTTTTAAAAATGTCTAAGCCGATGGATTTGGAGTCAATTTATATTAATGTCAAATGTTTGGGGAATTTAGTCAGGGATTATTATGATGAAAATTTAGAAAATAAATATCGTGAGAGTAAGCAGCGACGGTTTAACTTTAGGGATGATGGTAAAAAAGATGGTTTACTTTTGGCTAATCAAGAACAATATTTAATGGTACTTGGTGATCCCGGCATTGGTAAATCTACATTTTTGCGAAAAGTTGGGCTAGAAGCTCTCAAGGGAAATAAAGGCAGTTATCAGCATCCTCTAACACCTGTTTTACTGGAGTTGAAAAACTTTAAAGAAAACGAGATTAATATTCAGGCATTAATTGAAGAGGAGTTTAAAATCTGTGGTTTTCCCAATGTGGAAAAAAATATTAGCAATAAACTAGAAAAAGGAGAATTACTAATTTTATTAGATGGTTTGGATGAAGTGCCAACAGCTAATGTTTATAATGTAATCGAGAAAATTCAAGATTTTGTAGATAGGCATCATAAAAATCGTTTTATTCTCTCCTGCCGTACTGCTGCTAGAACTCATCTTCGACAATTTACCGATATTGAAATTGTCGAATTTGATGATCAGCAAATTCAAAGTTTTATTGAACATTGGTTTAGTTCCGAATTAGATCGGAAAAATGAGACGGCTAAAAATTGTTGGGAACTGTTGCAAAAAAAGGAGTATAAAAGTACAAAAGAGTTAGCCCATACACCGTTATTGTTGACTTTTTTGTGTTTGGTTTATGATGAAAATCAATCTTTTCCCACAAATCGCAGTCGCCTTTATCAAGATGCGTTACGAATTTTATTGGAAAAATGGTCAGCCGAAAAACGTTTACCTAATCGCGGTTTAGTTTATGAAAATCTCAGTATTGAGCAAGAAGAAATTTTGCTATCTGAAGTCGCTTATCAGAATTTTGTAGCAGATAAACTTTTTTTAGAAAAACGAGAAATTGTTAAGCAAATTAAAGATCACCTTAAACAAAACTTAAATGCTCCGCAACATTTAGACGGAGAAAAAGTATTAAAAACCATTGAAATTGAACAGGGAATTTTAGTAGAGCGGGCGAGAGATATCTATTCTTTTTCTCATTTAACCCTTCAGGAATACCTCACGGCTCAGTATATCTATGATAATGATTTGATTGAAGAAACAGTTAAGAATCATATAACAGAAACTCGTTGGCAAGAGGTCTTTTTGTTAGTGGCGGGTTTGATGCGAGGGAAAGCCGATAAATTGTTATTAGCAATGGAGAAAGAAGCCCATAATTATCTTACAACGCCCCTCGGTCAAAAATTAGTGCCGATTTTACAATGGGCAGATGAGATGACTAAAGATTCTGTTGATAGTCCGATTAAACCTGTAGGAAGAAGAGCGATCGTCTATTGGCTCGTCATCTTCTACACCTGCATCATCTACAGCTACAACGTCATCCACATCCCCAACGTCACCGCCATCATCCACAGCATCGTCATCGCCTACGCCTACGCCCCCGAGATCGCCTACTTAATCACCAAGATGTCCTTTACCCCCAAACTCATCGATGAGTTTGTCCAGTTAGTTAACTTATTTGCTCAGGATCGAATTGTTTCTAAGGTTAATTTTTCCCAATTAAGCGCTGATTTAGAAGCTTTCAAACAAATTATTCCTGACGATAAAGCAACGGAAAAAGAACGTCAAGAATTTGTTGATCAATTATTTAAAATGTGGAATACTGCTTTTAATTTAACGCCTAAATTACTTAATTTATCCATCCAAGAAATTTGCAAAATAGACAGGCATTATTTTTATATTAATCGCCTGATTCTCAAATGCCAAAAAGTGGCTGTTAATATTTCCCCTACCGTCTGGCAAGAAATCGAAGACCGAATGCTCCGTATTCCTTAA
- a CDS encoding ABC transporter ATP-binding protein produces the protein MAYSRIKKLANYLRPHWQIVTGGVVALLIVNLLGVYIPLLIRDSIDDLSKSFDFQKIIYYLILIVALASIMWFIRMISRVLLFGIGRQVEFELKQKIFQHLLTLEPAYFSRQTSGDLINRATSDVDNIRRLVGFALLSLANTFFAYGLTLPVMLAIHIPLSIAAISVYPLMLIAVQLFSGRLQRQQKKVQEKLSHLSDLIQEDMSGITLIKIYAQEGNERLAFKQRNRKLLQANLDLVQTRNFLFPLIEALAYVSLLALLALGTRQIIAGNITIGDFIALLILAERLVFPTALLGFTITAYQQGEVSIDRLETILLAEAKIKDNADCIHLKNIQGKITAKALTFFYPDAKEPALKSLSFTINPGETVAVVGAIRSGKSTLANAIPRLLNIAEGQLFIDDQDVTQIALEELRKAIAYVPQESFLFSTTIEDNIRYGDPLLNFSAVESAAKQARIQEEIENFPQKYGTLVGERGITLSGGQRQRASLARALAIQAPILILDDALSSVDNQTATAILENISQESQKTVIFISHQLSAAATADRIFVMDRGEIVQIGTHEELIAVPGVYQNLWQQQQLESKVLH, from the coding sequence ATGGCTTATTCTCGCATTAAAAAACTAGCAAATTATCTACGTCCCCATTGGCAAATAGTAACTGGGGGGGTAGTTGCTCTGCTTATTGTTAATCTTTTGGGTGTTTATATACCGCTTTTAATCCGGGATAGCATCGATGATTTGAGTAAATCCTTTGACTTTCAAAAAATCATTTATTATCTGATTTTAATTGTCGCTTTAGCCTCGATTATGTGGTTTATCCGCATGATTTCCAGAGTATTGTTATTCGGGATCGGTCGTCAAGTAGAGTTCGAGCTTAAACAAAAAATCTTTCAGCATTTATTAACCCTTGAACCTGCCTATTTTTCTCGGCAAACTTCAGGAGATTTAATCAACCGGGCCACTAGCGATGTGGATAATATCCGTCGTCTGGTGGGTTTTGCTTTGCTCAGTTTGGCTAATACTTTTTTTGCCTATGGGTTAACTTTGCCTGTAATGTTAGCGATTCATATTCCCCTTTCAATCGCCGCTATTTCTGTCTATCCTTTGATGTTAATTGCTGTGCAGTTATTTAGTGGTCGTCTGCAGCGGCAACAGAAAAAAGTACAAGAAAAACTCTCGCATCTGAGCGATTTAATTCAAGAGGATATGAGTGGTATTACTCTGATTAAAATTTATGCCCAAGAAGGTAACGAGCGCCTAGCATTTAAGCAAAGAAATCGCAAATTACTACAGGCTAATTTAGATTTAGTCCAGACTCGTAATTTTCTTTTTCCCCTGATTGAAGCTTTGGCCTATGTCAGTTTATTGGCGTTGCTTGCTCTCGGTACTAGACAAATTATAGCGGGTAATATCACCATTGGGGACTTTATTGCTCTGTTAATTTTGGCAGAAAGATTAGTTTTTCCCACTGCTTTATTAGGTTTCACTATTACTGCCTACCAACAGGGAGAAGTGAGTATAGATCGCCTGGAAACTATCCTATTAGCCGAGGCTAAAATTAAAGACAATGCCGATTGTATTCACTTAAAAAATATTCAAGGAAAAATTACCGCCAAAGCCTTGACTTTTTTCTATCCTGATGCTAAGGAACCCGCCTTAAAATCTCTTTCTTTTACCATTAATCCGGGGGAAACGGTAGCCGTCGTCGGTGCGATCAGATCGGGAAAATCTACCCTTGCTAACGCTATTCCCCGTCTTTTGAATATTGCTGAGGGACAGTTATTTATTGATGATCAAGATGTCACTCAAATTGCCCTGGAAGAGCTGCGAAAAGCGATCGCTTATGTTCCCCAAGAAAGTTTTTTATTTAGTACCACCATTGAAGATAATATCCGTTATGGCGATCCGCTGCTGAATTTTTCGGCAGTGGAATCGGCGGCCAAACAAGCGAGAATTCAGGAGGAAATCGAGAATTTCCCGCAAAAATACGGAACTTTAGTGGGAGAACGTGGGATTACTCTTTCCGGTGGTCAACGTCAACGGGCCTCTTTAGCGCGCGCTTTAGCCATCCAAGCACCGATTTTAATCCTTGATGATGCCCTATCTAGCGTCGATAATCAAACGGCTACAGCTATTTTGGAAAATATCAGCCAAGAAAGCCAAAAAACCGTGATTTTTATCTCCCATCAATTATCGGCCGCTGCCACTGCTGATCGCATTTTTGTCATGGATCGCGGAGAAATTGTCCAGATAGGAACCCACGAGGAGTTAATCGCAGTCCCCGGAGTCTATCAAAATCTCTGGCAACAGCAGCAGTTAGAGTCTAAGGTTTTACATTAG